The genomic segment TTGAGGCCGGGCTCGCTGCGCGCGGCCTTGTCCATGAAGTCGAGCTGGTTGTCGGCGATCGACTCCGAGACCGGGATCAGCGGCACCGGCAGAGGCTTGCGGCGGCAGCGCCGCTCGACATGGGCGATCCAGCCGGCGTTGAAGGCGTCGGTCGCCGGATCGCGCAGCCGCGGCACCGTCCCGCCGAGGCTGCGCCACGAGATTTTTGGGGCCGCGACGCGGCTGCGCCAGCGCAGGGCTCCAAAGGTGCGCGCGTGCTGGCCGTAGCCGTCGAAGGAGGGCAGGTCCAGGTCCGTGCACAGGCCGCCGAGGTTGTAGAGAAGGGTCGCCGCCTCCTCCTGCCCATCCTCCAGCTTGTCGAAATAGGGCTTGCGGCCGGGGTTGCGGTCGCGGCTCGCCTCGGTGTCGTTGCGGCTCTCGGCGATCTCCTCCGCGAGGTCGGGATGCCGGCGCAGGTAGTTCCGCAGGGCACGGTCCCGGCTGCGTTCGAGGCCGGCCGGGTCGGCAAAGTAGTAGCGGGTGGCGACGTCGAGCGCCGACACGGTGACCCCGACGCGCTGCGAGATCATGTCGGCGGTGGCGTAGGCAAAGCAGATCGCACTGTCGCCCTGGCTCATCGGCGACAGGGCCGGGTTGGGGCTGATCCGATCGTCGAGTGGATGCGTGCCGGGCCGGCGCGCCGGCGCCACGACGGTGACGTCGGCGCAGGTCGGGTTGCGTGCGTAGCGCGGGTTTTCGGGCAGCAGGCGCAGATCGACCGCCCCGGCGGGCGCTGCCGCGAGCACAAGGCCGACTGCGACACAGCGGGCGGCGTGGGCCGCCCCGGATGATGGCCTCAATCCGTCCCCGCCTCGGCGAGCGCGACCGGTGCCGCCTCGGCGCCGTCGAGCACCGTGTCCTGCGCCGCCTCGGCGAGCAGGGCGTAGCCGCCATCCGCCATGTGCAGGCCGTCGCTGGCGAACAATTCGGTGCGGGTCAGCCGCCCCTGCCCGATCCAGTCGCGCATCAGGTCGGAGCGGCGGATCACCGGGACGCCGAGATCGGCGCCGAGGGTGCGCACCGCGTCGCGAAACCGGTCGGCGCCGGGCGTGGCGTCGAGCGTCGGGCACCATTGCGGCTCCATCAGAACCACGTCGATCCCCGCTGCGCGGATACGCTCCAGCGCCGCCTCGGTCGCCTCGCGGAAGTGATCGAGGGAGACGCCGCGCAGGGCGTCGTTGCTGCCGGTCTGCCAGATCACGAGATCGGGCCGGGGCGCGATCACGTCCCGGTCGAGCCGGGCCAGCATCTCGTCCACCGCCTCGCCGCCGATGCCGCGGTTGGCGACCGTGATCTTGCTGCCGAGATGCGGCAGGGCGCGCCGCAGCCCGGCTTCGAGGCGGGCGGGATAGGCGGCGGCCGGCGTCGAGGCGCCGATGCCTTCCGTCGAGGAGGAGCCGAAGGCGACGATGCTCAGCGGCCCGCCCAGCGCGATCTTCTGGGCGACGTGGGGAAGGCCGGCCGGGGCCGCATCCTCGAACAGGCCGAGATCGAGGTCGAAGCCGAGATCGAGGTGTTGCGGCAGCAGGTCGGCGTAGGCGAGCACCGCGGTCGAGGAGAGGGTGAGGGCCAGCATCAGCGCCGTCGCGCCGACAAGCCGCCGCGGACGTCCCGTCGGGACCATCCGCTTCCGAGCCTGAGGAAGAAGCCGTACCACCGTTCGAGCCCCCGCCCGCGGGCCACCTCGACCGGGGGGCTTCGCGGAATGACTGATATCGACCCTTCTAACCGAACCGAGGCCGGATTACGGCCCAATAATCGTGATTCGCCACAGCCGCAATGCGCAGTGTTTGATGGAGTCTTAAGGGCGAGACTCGGATCAAAGATTTGTCGGTCATGGACGCCGCCCGTTCGACGCCGGCATGAAGTTCGGGGGCCGCGATCGAGCGCGGTAACGGCGCCGTCCTGCCCCGGCGTCATGGGCCTTTCCTCGCCGGATCGGCCGCGTCACGCCCGCGAAACCAGGGAGACCGTCCCACTGCCGTGCCGCTCGATCCGGCCGTCGAGTTCGAGTTCGAGCAGCGTCGTCTGCACGATCCGAACCGGTAGGCCGGTGGAGCGGGCCAGTTCGTCGGTTCCGACCGGAGTCGGGCTCAGGCATGCGATCAGCCGCGCGCGGTCGTCCCGGGGCTCGGGGGGGGAGCCTCGATCGGCTCCGCCGCGGCGGGAAGCAGCGGCGGCGCGATCTCGGC from the Methylorubrum extorquens genome contains:
- a CDS encoding protein of unknown function; putative exported protein (Evidence 5 : Unknown function), whose product is MVPTGRPRRLVGATALMLALTLSSTAVLAYADLLPQHLDLGFDLDLGLFEDAAPAGLPHVAQKIALGGPLSIVAFGSSSTEGIGASTPAAAYPARLEAGLRRALPHLGSKITVANRGIGGEAVDEMLARLDRDVIAPRPDLVIWQTGSNDALRGVSLDHFREATEAALERIRAAGIDVVLMEPQWCPTLDATPGADRFRDAVRTLGADLGVPVIRRSDLMRDWIGQGRLTRTELFASDGLHMADGGYALLAEAAQDTVLDGAEAAPVALAEAGTD
- a CDS encoding protein of unknown function; putative exported protein (Evidence 5 : Unknown function), coding for MRPSSGAAHAARCVAVGLVLAAAPAGAVDLRLLPENPRYARNPTCADVTVVAPARRPGTHPLDDRISPNPALSPMSQGDSAICFAYATADMISQRVGVTVSALDVATRYYFADPAGLERSRDRALRNYLRRHPDLAEEIAESRNDTEASRDRNPGRKPYFDKLEDGQEEAATLLYNLGGLCTDLDLPSFDGYGQHARTFGALRWRSRVAAPKISWRSLGGTVPRLRDPATDAFNAGWIAHVERRCRRKPLPVPLIPVSESIADNQLDFMDKAARSEPGLKAGTDRLMAMIDYALDRGRLPVVGYSWYVLEERLPKEPDIAADHSSPILARRKAGGRCQYHLQDNTGEYCARMRPGIAERCDLGRVWLDEDELRASLYSVIYLR